The nucleotide window TTTTCTGAATAGGAAGCAATTAAATTATAATCAAAGTTGTCGAATGCCTTTCGAAAGTTTTCACGTTTTCGCAAAATGGTAATCCAACTGAGACCTGCTTGAAAGGTTTCTAATATTAAAAATTCAAATAAAGTGGCATCATCATACACAGGCACACCCCATTCCAAATCATGGTAGGCCTCATATAATGGGTCTCCAAGGCACCATCCACAACGATGAAGATTTTGCATTGAAATTCATTTAGGATTTAAACCTAAAAGTACGTCTAATTACTAAGAAATTGTAGCTTAATTTTTGCCCTTAAACCTAAAGGTTATAGTCCCAACCTGTACTGGTTGTTTGCCAGTATCAAAGGTCACGGATTCTGCATATTCCGTAGCACTATCTATTAAGCATTGGTTCTTTGAAGTTGATGAACCATTAATGCTAGTATTTATAACCTTTCCAGTATTATTCACTGTAATGTTTACAATGATTATTCCGCTTTCTTCACATAAATACCGAGGAGTGTCGAAATCTAACATTGTCCGGCCCTTAAGTGAATAGGTAAGGGTGCTATTAGCGTTAGTGTTTTCTGGCTTTTTCCAATTTTCAGAATTACGCATGGCAAGTAAGTCCTTGACTTTACTATAAGTGCTTTTCTCATTTGATTTAACACCATATCCCGAGGAAGCATTATAATCAGAATTAGAAGTTAAAATTTCCTCCGGTTCTTCGTTTTCAGTTTGTTGGGAATTGTCAGCATCATTTTTGTTAAGGTCACCAGCAGTAACAGTTCGGAAATTCTTCATCACTTCCTTAAACTCCTTATCCTCATTAAAGGCTTGGTTGGTAGTCGGCTTACTGTCATCAATTTCGCTAAGTTCCTTTTCCTTTTCCAATTTCTCCTCTATTTCTTCAGGAGTCAAAGGTTCCATTTCGTAATAACTTTCGGCTATAAGTTCGGTTTGTTTGGTAATGTGAAGACTGAACATACCAAACACCACAATTCCGGTAATCAGAATTGTAATTATTAGGGCTTTATGTCTTTCAATAAACATCACAATTTAGTTCTATAAGTAGGTTATTTATATACGAACGAAAAACTAATATAGATTAAATAACGATAATAGCAAAACAATTGTCCCTTTCTGGTAATGTGGAAAGTACTAATAATCAAAATATTACGCTAATTCTTGGTGTGAGTAAAATTTTAGTGAAATATGATGTAACATGCTTATAATCATGTTTATACGGGTTTAAAAACTTGTGTTTAATCGTTGCGAAGGTATTAACCCAAACTTTGTAAGAAGGAGTTTAGGGTTTGTGCATTTTCAACAGAATAGCTACCAATTTTTGTGCGTCTAAGTTTTGATAAATGGGCGCCACTATTCAATTTTTTGCCAAAATCGTGTGCTAAAGATCTTATATAGGTTCCTTTGCTGCAAACAACACGAAAATCTACCATTAGATCTTCAAATTTGGTTATTTCGAATTCTGTAATGGTCACTTTTCTGGATTTTAATTCTATTTCCTCTCCAGCCCTAGCTGCAGCGTAGGCACGTTTTCCATCTTGTTTTATGGCTGAAAATATTGGAGGAATTTGATCTATCTCGCCAATAAAAGATTGTGCAGTTTCATTTAGTAGTTTACTATTAACATGTTCAGTCGGATATTCTTGGTCAACCTCTGTTTCTAAATCATAAGAGGGTGTGGTGCTTCCTAAGGTAAAGGTGCCAGTGTATTCTTTCTCTTGAGCCTGAAATTTTTCAATAGATTTAGTCATTTTGCCAGTGCAGATAAGTAGTAATCCAGATGCTAGAGGATCTAAGGTTCCGGCATGTCCAACCTTAATTTTCTTTAGTTGAAATTGCTTTCTTATGGCCCAGCGCATCTTGTTTACAACTTGAAAAGAAGTCCATTCTAAAGGTTTATCGATTAGAATTAATTGGCCATTTAGAAAATCTTCCTTAGTAGTCATTATGTAGATAGGGTGTAGGCTATGGCTATAAGTCCAATAATAGTGCAGTAGAGCGCAAAGTAAGAAAGTTTACTCCGCTTAACTAATTTTATCATCCAGGTACAGGCAAAAATACCCGCGGTAAAAGCTGTTATAAACCCAATGCCTAATAAGCCCATATCGGTACTTTCCCCCGATAAATCACCACTTAAAATATCTTTCGCGATTTTACCGAAAATTAAAGGTACAACCATCAAAAATGAAAATCTTGCGGCTTTACCTTTGTCATTTCCTAAAAGAACTGAGGTTGAAATAGTTGCTCCTGACCTAGAAATTCCAGGCAAAATTGCAACTGCCTGAGATATACCAATCACAAAAGCATCTAAAAATCTAACAGGTCGACCAGTATTTTTGGCCCGATCCGCCAAAAGCAGAAGTAATGCAGTCAGCAATAACATACTGCCAACCAATAGCAGATTTCCCCCAAATAATTCTTCAATTTCATTTTCAAAAAATAATCCCACAAACACAGCCGGTATCATTGATACTATAATTTTCAATGCGAAATGAAATTCTTCGTTCCAACGAAATTTAAAAAGACCTTTCAACAGGAAAAGTATATCCTTTCTAAAAACAATAATGGTGCTCAAAGCCGTAGCGAAATGAACCACCACAGTAAACAAAAGACTTTCTTCGGGAACACTATTATCTCCTAACAATGCTTTCCCGATTTCAAGATGGCCACTTGAGGAAACTGGTAAAAATTCAGTTAAACCTTGAACAATTCCCAACAGGGCCGCATCGATGCCATCCATAAGATGAGGGGTGAATTACTTGGATTACTTTTGTTTATTCGGATTCAATAAAATGGCATAGACCTGTATGCCGAAACCAATCAGTACGAGTGCAGGCGCAAGTCGAATTCTTCGGAAATTAAAGATCTCTTCATTGAAAACATTTGGATCGTCACTGCCTCCGCCTGCCATTAAAATAAAACCTAATGCGATGCAGGCCAAGCCTATAAACATAAACTTGTAATTTTTACGTCCGAATATGAATTCTGATCTAGCCTGCTCTTTTCGTTTCTTTTCTCCCATTTCGGATTAATTTTTAAGGTAAAACCTAATAGTATAAATGATCGGTTTTAAGGTTAAGGAATCTTTGTGTGGCTATAAAGGTGCTTATGCTTGTTATAATAACCCCAATAGCAGCTACTAAAACAAAAACGAGGACTAATAGAATTGGATGGTCTAAAAATCCTAATGACGGAAAGCTCTTGTTTACATAATAAAGAACAGCTCCCATCCCAATCATAGCGACAGCAGACCCTATTAACCCGAGCTGTACATTTTTCCAGATAAAGGGTCGACGTATAAAACTTTTTGTTGCCCCTACCATTTGCATGGTTTTGATAATAAATCGTTTAGAATATACCGCTAACCGGATTGAACTGTTAATAAGCAGCACCGCTATTAAAGTAAACAGGGAACTAATTATTAGAACCCAAAATGTAATCTTTTTTACATTGTCGTTCATTAGTTCCACCAAATCATTGTCGTACCTTATTTCTTCAATAAATTGTTTATCAGCTAGGTCCTCTGAAATAGATTGAAGAGTTTCATTAGTAACATAATCGGCCTTTAAATAGACATCTATGGAATTCATTAATGGATTATAGCCAACGAAATCCATAAAATCTTCACCAGTTTCCTCTTGCATCAATTTAGCGGCATCTTCCTTGGGTACATAGGTAGTTGATTTGGTATAATCTGCCATTGCCAAGGATTTTTCCAATTGCTTTACTTCAACTTCTTTAGCAGTATCATTAAGGTAAATGGTTACTACAACCTGTTCTTTAAAGTGGTCTGCAACTTTTTTGGCATTTATTACCAAAAGTCCTAAGCACCCTAATAAAAATAGGACTAAGGATATGCTTATAACCACTGAAAAATAGGAGGAAATTAATCTTCGTTTTTGATATTTATCAAAAGATGTGCTCATTCTGTTTTCTTGGCTGCGTAAAAATATAAAAGTAAATTTAAAGACTCGAGAATTATAACTGAAGACTATGAAAATTGTTGTAGTAGGGGCTGGTGGAGTTGGCGGATATTTTGGTGCAAGACTTGCTGAGGCGGGTCATAATGTAACTTTTGTGGTCCGAGAACCTCATTTTTCAATTATACTCCAAGATGGGCTAAAAATTATCCATTCTGAAGGAGAATTTACCGTTCACCCAAAGGTTGTCAAAGATTTTAAGGAAATCCCAGATATGGATTTAATTATCCTGGCCATTAAATCTTGGCAGCTTCAAACGGTTGCGGAACAATTTAAACCGTATTTGCAAAAACATACCTTAGTGCTACCATTACAAAATGGGGTGGGAAGTGTCGACAAGCTTTCGGAAGTAATTCCTGCCAAGAACATTTTGGCCGGCTTTTGTAAAATTGTAAGTAAGGTTGAGAGCCCAGGTATAATTCGTCATTTAAACTTTAAACCAGAAATTGTTTTTGGAGAAATTGACAATTCGCAAACAAATCGGATTTTAAAACTTCAACAGCGGTTATCCAAGGCCAATTTTGTGGCCACTGTTCCAAAAGACATACATTTAGAAATCTGGAAGAAATTCTTGTTTATTGCCACAGTTAGTGGATTGGGCGGACTTACCCGAATGACTATGGGTGTTCTGCGATCAGAATCATATACCCGACAACTCCTGGAAGAATCTTCAAAAGAAATAATTGCCCTTGCCCAAGCAAAGGGGATTGGCCTTTCCGAAGAACATTTTTTAATGGTAATGGGGGTGATTGATAATCTTGAGCCAGATACTACAGCTAGTGTGCAAAGAGATATCATGGCAGGAAAGCCAAGTGAATTGGAAGATTTTAATGGTTATATAATGAAAGAGGGTAGAAAACTTGGGGTGGATACCCCAACCCATGCTTTTACATACTACTGTTTGCTTCCAATGGAAAAGAAGGCTAGAAACCTTCTGTAAAGGTTTTAGATTGCTATAAGAAAGCTTAAATTTGCGCTTCCAAATAAGAGGCTGGGATGAAATACCATTTCAATGATATTGAGAAAAAGTGGCAAAAGTATTGGGCTGAAAACCAAACTTTTAAAGCTGATAATAATTCAGACAAACCAAAATATTATGTTTTAGACATGTTTCCTTATCCATCTGGAGCTGGATTACATGTCGGGCATCCTTTAGGTTACATTGCATCAGATATTTATGCACGCTACAAGCGTCATAAGGGATTTAATGTATTGCACCCGATGGGATATGATAGTTTTGGTTTGCCAGCCGAACAATATGCCATACAAACAGGTCAGCATCCTGCGATTACTACTAAAGAAAATATTTCCACATACAGAAGGCAGTTAGATCAGATAGGTTTTTCATTTGACTGGTCTCGTGAAGTACGCACTAGCGATCCTGATTATTATAAATGGACACAATGGATATTTATTCAGTTGTTTGAGTCTTGGTATAATTTTGATACCGACAAATCTGAAGACATTTCCACCCTTATAACAAAGTTTGAAAGTAGTGGAAATTCTAATGTCAATGCGGCCTGCGATGATGATTTGCCGAATTTTACTGCTGACGAATGGAATTCATTTTCTTCTGTAAAACAACAAGAGATTCTTTTAGGTTATCGACTCACATATTTGGCAGAAACAGAAGTTAATTGGTGTCCTGCTTTGGGGACTGTATTGGCGAATGATGAAATTGTAAATGGAGTTTCAGAACGTGGAGGTCATCCAGTTGTTCGCAAGAAAATGACCCAATGGAGCATGCGCATTTCAGCTTTTGCCGAACGTCTTTTGGAAGGTTTAGATCGCATCGATTGGCCTGAATCTTTGAAGGAGAGCCAACGTAATTGGATTGGAAAATCGCGTGGGGCAAGTGTAAAATTCAAAATTGTTGATAGGGCAGACCTTATTGAAGTGTTTACTACCAGACCAGATACTATTTTCGGAGTATCGTTTATGACACTTGCTCCGGAGCATCCTTTGGTGGAAAAGATTACTACACCTGAGCAGAAAGCAGAGGTTGACGCTTATATTGAGGCAACAGCAAAACGCAGCGAACGCGATCGTATGGCGGACGTAAAAACTATTTCGGGGGTCTTCACTGGTGCTTTTGCTGAACATCCTTTTACTGCAAATGCAATCCCTATTTGGATTGGGGACTATGTTTTGGCAAGTTATGGAACTGGTGCCGTTATGGCTGTTCCATGTGGAGACCAAAGGGATTATGATTTTGCAAAACATTTCAATCTGCCAATCCCAAATATTTTTGAGGGTGTTGATATAAGTGAACATGCCCACGAAGAAAAGGGTGAAACAGTAATTGCAAATAGTGATTTCTTGTCAGGGATGCCATATAAAGAAGCTTTTGCGAGAGTTGTTGAGGCATTAGAACATAATGGCCATGGTAAAGGAAAGATTAACTATAGGTTAAGGGATGCTGTTTTCAGCAGACAACGTTATTGGGGAGAACCATTTCCTGTGTATTATGTTAATGGCATGCCACAAATGATTGCCCTAGAGCATCTGCCCATTACACTTCCTGAAGTTGAAAAATATTTACCAACTGAAACAGGAGAGCCACCATTAGGAAATGCAGACGTTTGGGCTTGGGATACGGTTAATCATAAAGTTGTAAGTAATAACCTTATAGATAATAAAACTATTTATCCATTAGAGTTGAACACTATGCCGGGTTGGGCTGGAAGTAGTTGGTATTTTAATCGCTACATGGATGCCGGAAATTCAGCCGAATTTGCGGGGAAAGAGGCTCTTGACTATTGGAAAGATGTAGATCTCTATATTGGAGGTAGTGAGCATGCCACAGGGCATTTATTATACTCACGTTTTTGGCAAAAATTCTTGTTCGATAAAGGTTTGGTGCCGGTTGATGAATATGCTAAAAAGTTAATCAACCAAGGGATGATTTTGGGGACAAGTGCCTTTGTAAAAAAAGACTTAAATGCTAATAAATTATATTCTAAGGATGTGGTTGGTAATGAGGAAGCATATCCCATTCACGCAGATGTGTCCTTCGTAAATGCTTCTGATGAATTGGATATTGATGCTTTTAAAAATTGGCGTCCAGAATTTGTTGATGCTGAATTTATTTGTGAGGAGGATGGCACATTTAAAGTCGCTCGAGAGGTCGAAAAAATGTCTAAATCTAAATACAATGTTGTAAATCCAGACGAGATTTGCCATCAATATGGAGCGGACAGTTTGCGTTTGTATGAAATGTTCTTGGGTCCATTGGAACAAGCTAAACCATGGAATACTGCAGGCATAACCGGAGTGCACTCTTTCTTAAAGAAACTTTGGCGTTTGTATTTTGAGGAAGAAACTCTTAAAGTGGATGATTCTGAACCTTCAAAAGAAAGCTTAAAAACGCTTCATAAAACCATTAAAAAGGTTGAAGAGGATATCGAAAACTTTTCGTTTAACACTTCTGTTTCAACTTTTATGATTGCAGTGAATGAATTAACCGCACAAAAATGTACAAGTAAACAAATATTACAACCCCTTTTGGTTTTAGTTTCACCTTATGCGCCTCATATTGCTGAAGAATTATGGTATCAATTGGGTCATAATGAAAGTATTTCAACGGCACCATTTCCAAAGTTTAATGAAAACTTTTTGGTGGAAAGTGTTAAGAATTATCCGATTTCATTTAATGGAAAAATGCGGTTTACTTTAGAATTGCCTTTAGATCTTTCCAAAGAAGAAATTGAAAAGGCTGTAATAGCAGATGATAGAACCCAGGCACAATTAGCGGGACGCACTCCCAAAAAGGTGATTGTAGTGCCAGGTAAAATTGTGAATATAGTTGGCTGAGGTAAACATAACTGAAGTGGTCGGTTTTATTGCTGCCTTTTTAACTACAGCGGCCTTTCTTCCACAAGTTTATAAAACATGGAAGACCAAAGACGTTTCCTCCATGTCGTTACCTATGTTCTTGATGTTTTTTATGGGAATCGTCCTGTGGTTGGTTTATGGGATTATTATTGAAAGCCCCTCGATGATTTTGGCTAACGGAATAACTGTTATTTCTTCTTTCTTATTGGTCTACCTTATTTTGAAACATCGTAAAAAAGGCTAGTTTCAATTGTCGTTAATAACATTAGGATAAGTATAGGCTGAACAGTTGTTTATGTAAAATTTTTAAGGGTATATTGAATTCCAATTATTAATCTAACCTTTCTTCTCAGATGAAAATTGGAATTCCTAAAGAAATTAAAAACAACGAAAGTAGAGTGGGCATGACCCCTTCGGGTGTCTTTGAACTGATAAAGGATGGGCACGAAGTCTTTATCCAATCCACTGCTGGCGACGGTAGTGGATTTTTTGATCGTGATTATTCCGAAGTTGGTGCTACTATAGTACCAAGCATCGAAGCTGTGTATAAATTGGCGGATTTAATCGTAAAGGTTAAAGAGCCTATCAAAGAAGAATATGATTTAATTAGGCCAGACCAAATTGTATTCACTTACTTTCATTTTGCAAGTAGCAAACCTTTAACCCTTGCAATGATTAAAAGTAAAGCGGTTTGTATTGCTTATGAAACCGTTGAATGTTCTGAGGGAAGTTTGCCTCTTCTTACACCAATGTCTGAAGTTGCAGGGCGAATGGCAATTCAGCAGGGAGCCAAATATCTTGAAAAGCCTATTAAGGGCAGGGGAGTTTTATTAGGTGGCGTGCCTGGAGTTCCTCCAGGAAAGGTGTTGATTTTGGGAGCAGGAGTTGTTGGTGTGCAAGCGGCTAAAATGGCAGCGGGGCTGGGCGCCCACGTTACAATTATGGATATTAATATGAAGCGTCTTCGTTATGTCAATGACATAATGCCTAACCATGTTGTTACAGAATTTTGCAGCGCCTTCAATATTAAAGAGCGTATTAAAAATCACGATTTAATTATTGGTGCCGTTCTTATTAAGGGCGGGAAAGCACCAAAACTTATTACCCGAGACATGCTAAAGGAAATGAGGCCCGGTACAGTAATAATTGATGTGGCTGTGGACCAGGGAGGGTGTATAGAAACTTCTTCCCCGACTACTCACGAAGATCCAACTTTTATAATTAATGACATCGTTCATTATTGTGTAGCGAATATGCCTGGGGCAGTACCTTACACTTCCACTGTTGCTTTGACAAATGTTACCTTGCCATACGTTTTGGCGTTGGCTAACAAGGGCTGGGAAAAGGCTTGCGACGAAGATGAGTCTTTAAGAAAAGGGCTTAATATTGTCAATGGTGAAATTGTTTATCAGGAGATAGCTGAGGCCTTCGGTTGGGGTGCCCAGCATGTCTTAAACTGACATTTTTTCTTAACATTTTATTGGCTTGCTTTTTGCTATTCTCATTCTATCTTTAAATTTTAATTTTTAAAAAATGGGAATAGGATTAGGTTATTATATATTAATTGGTGCCATCGCTTTAGTTAGCTGGGCGGTTAGTGCGCAATTAAAATCAAAATTCAAGAAATACAGTCAAGTTCATCTTCAAAATGGGATGAGCGGTAAAGAGATTGCTGAGAAAATGTTGGCGGATAATGGAATTCGAGATGTGCAGGTAATTTCTACAGCTGGTCAACTTACAGACCATTACAATCCAAAAAATAAAACTGTAAATTTAAGTGAGCCAGTTTATCACCAGCGTAATGCTGCTGCGGCTGCTGTTGCAGCACATGAATGTGGCCATGCCGTTCAACATGCCACTGCTTATAGTATGTTGCAATTGCGATCTAAATTAGTCCCGGTTGTAAGTATTACATCTCAAATGTCGCAGTGGTTAATCATTGGTGGTTTAGTCTTAGGTGCTGCAGCTGGTGTTGGTTTGGGCTATTGGGTGGCTGTTGCTGGTTTGGCAATGATGGGGATGGCTACCTTATTCAGTTTCATTACGCTTCCAGTAGAATATGACGCGAGTAATCGGGCGTTGGCTTGGTTAGAAAATAAACATATGCTGAATAGAGAAGAGCATGCCGCTGCTTCAGATGCACTTAAATGGGCAGCTAGAACTTATTTAGTGGCAGCAATTGGTGCCTTAGCATCATTAATCTATTGGGCACTTCAAATTTTTGGAGGAAGAGATTAATAAGATATGCCGTCATAAATAAAAAGCCCTTTAAGGGCTTTTATATTTTAATCTGTCTGTCAATTTGCTGTTCCAAAGAAATAAAGGTTTCGGTTCTAGAGACTCCAGTAATGGATTGGATTTCCTTGCTTAATAAATACATTAAGTGAGAATTGTCCTTGCAAAGAATCTTTACAAAGATGCTCCAGTTGCCAGTGGTATAATGACATTCTAGGACTTCAGGTATTTTTTTTAGCTGCCTTACAGCTTCAGGATTACTAACCGCCTTGTCTAAATACACACCAATAAAAGCCATTGTAGTATAGCCTAAAACCTTTGGGTTGATAACAAATTTAGATCCGGAAATCAAGCCGGATTTTTCTAGCTTTCTTAAACGCTGATGGATGGCAGCTCCAGAAATACCAACCTGCCTTGCTATTTCTAGCACGGGCGTTCGAGCATCTTCCATTAAAGCCCGGAGAATTGTTTTGTCTATACCATCAATTTCTACAACTTGATTGTTCGATTTCATGGAATTTCTTTATAGATTCAAAGGATTGTACCCTAAATAAGGAACTTTTTTTTCGGTAAAGGTGATATCATATTCTTTAAGTTCCTTCATAATAGGTTCGTATACCTCTTTAGCTAAAGGCATCAAAACTCCCGGAGTTGTAATTTTTTCATTTAGAATTAATAAGGTTGCAATGCCCAATGGAAGTCCAACGGTTTTAGCCATGGCAGTGTATGTGCTATCTTCACCTAATGTTACCATGGTGCTATCTATTTGATGCATTTTACCATCCAATTCATATCCAAACTTATGATACATTACAATCATATCGCGATCCTTTTCCTTTAATGTCCAGCTGTCTTCTAGAATTTTTTGAAGTATTTGAGCAGGTGTAGCCTTGGAAAGACCTACCTTCTTTTTGTCGCTAAACAAATCTAATTCTTCAAATTTTTCCCAAACTGTATCATCTTGATCTATTTTTAAGGCATGCCTAAACTTCAATTCTACAGAATCAGTTGGGTGGTAAGGTAAAAATGTGTTTACAAACTCTCTGTAAGTCATGTTTTCAGTATCATCCATATAATATTCATCATCGGTCATGCCTAACTGTACAAAAACATTCCATGCCCTACTGAAACCGACTCGTCTCATAGTTCCCCTGTAAAGGGTTTTGGCATCATCCAAACCATATGCACTCTGATATTTAAGACTATCTCTATTTGCATAAACTTCAAACCTTCCAAAACCATCTACTTCTAAAAACTCTGTTCTCCTAAACAGACGGTGATAAGGTATATACTTGAAAGATCCCTCCTGAATAAATTTTGCTGCCCCACCTTGACCTGCCAGGACTATATTACGAGGATTCCAAGTGAATTTATAATTCCAAAGATTGTGGTCGCACTCAGGGGAAATGAGACCGCCAGTGAATGATTCAAATAATACTATTTTCCCACCTTCTGATCGTATTCGATCAATCACCTGCATGGCGCTCATATGATCTATACCAGGATCTACCCCTATTTCATTCATGAATATTAAGTCTTTCTCTCGGGCCCTAGCATCTAAAGAATGCATAGCATCCGTAATGTAGGAGGCGGTAACCATATTTTTGTTAAAGGTTAAACAGTCTTTGGCAACCTCAATATGATGCTTAACAGGAAGCATAGATATAACAATGTCTGCATTAGATATAGCGGCATGTCTTGCCCGTGTATCGGTTATGTCTATGTACTTCGGCTGGGCATTTTCATGGTCGCCTATCAATTTTTTGGCTCTCGCAATATTCACATCGGCTACAATAATGTGCAGATTTTCATCATAAGATTTGTCTAATAAATACTTAACCACATAAGATGCAGATTTCCCAGCCCCGAAAATTAAAATCTTTCGCATAATGAACCTAGTTGATTAGTTTTGTCTAACGAATTTAAGAAATACCCTCGTGAAAATAATATTAGGAATTTTAAAATGAGTAAACAAATATTGATAAGTGGTATTTCCATTGGAGTACTAGCTGTTATTTTAGGTGCATTTGGTGCACATGGTTTAAAAGAATTAGTAAGTCCTGAAAATATAGCCACTTTTGAGACTGGAGTAAGATACCAAATGTATCATGGCTTATTTTTATTGTTTTTATCTCAATTAGGCAGTATTTCACCAAAAATTGTTAAAATTTCTTACTGGTTAGTAGTATTTGGATTAATTTTTTTCTCAGGTTCAATCTATGGTTTGGCAACGAATATATTGACCAGTTTTGATTTTAAAACTATAGCATTTATTACACCTATTGGAGGATTGCTTCTTATTGTGGCATGGGTAATTTTATTGTTCGGAATTTCTTCTAAAGAGCACTAATATCTTAAAATTTTAGGGGAGATTGTTTTAAATATTTAATTTTGCCC belongs to Aegicerativicinus sediminis and includes:
- a CDS encoding energy transducer TonB, with translation MFIERHKALIITILITGIVVFGMFSLHITKQTELIAESYYEMEPLTPEEIEEKLEKEKELSEIDDSKPTTNQAFNEDKEFKEVMKNFRTVTAGDLNKNDADNSQQTENEEPEEILTSNSDYNASSGYGVKSNEKSTYSKVKDLLAMRNSENWKKPENTNANSTLTYSLKGRTMLDFDTPRYLCEESGIIIVNITVNNTGKVINTSINGSSTSKNQCLIDSATEYAESVTFDTGKQPVQVGTITFRFKGKN
- the truB gene encoding tRNA pseudouridine(55) synthase TruB is translated as MTTKEDFLNGQLILIDKPLEWTSFQVVNKMRWAIRKQFQLKKIKVGHAGTLDPLASGLLLICTGKMTKSIEKFQAQEKEYTGTFTLGSTTPSYDLETEVDQEYPTEHVNSKLLNETAQSFIGEIDQIPPIFSAIKQDGKRAYAAARAGEEIELKSRKVTITEFEITKFEDLMVDFRVVCSKGTYIRSLAHDFGKKLNSGAHLSKLRRTKIGSYSVENAQTLNSFLQSLG
- a CDS encoding undecaprenyl-diphosphate phosphatase, coding for MDGIDAALLGIVQGLTEFLPVSSSGHLEIGKALLGDNSVPEESLLFTVVVHFATALSTIIVFRKDILFLLKGLFKFRWNEEFHFALKIIVSMIPAVFVGLFFENEIEELFGGNLLLVGSMLLLTALLLLLADRAKNTGRPVRFLDAFVIGISQAVAILPGISRSGATISTSVLLGNDKGKAARFSFLMVVPLIFGKIAKDILSGDLSGESTDMGLLGIGFITAFTAGIFACTWMIKLVKRSKLSYFALYCTIIGLIAIAYTLST
- a CDS encoding DUF3098 domain-containing protein, yielding MGEKKRKEQARSEFIFGRKNYKFMFIGLACIALGFILMAGGGSDDPNVFNEEIFNFRRIRLAPALVLIGFGIQVYAILLNPNKQK
- a CDS encoding cell division protein FtsX yields the protein MSTSFDKYQKRRLISSYFSVVISISLVLFLLGCLGLLVINAKKVADHFKEQVVVTIYLNDTAKEVEVKQLEKSLAMADYTKSTTYVPKEDAAKLMQEETGEDFMDFVGYNPLMNSIDVYLKADYVTNETLQSISEDLADKQFIEEIRYDNDLVELMNDNVKKITFWVLIISSLFTLIAVLLINSSIRLAVYSKRFIIKTMQMVGATKSFIRRPFIWKNVQLGLIGSAVAMIGMGAVLYYVNKSFPSLGFLDHPILLVLVFVLVAAIGVIITSISTFIATQRFLNLKTDHLYY
- a CDS encoding ketopantoate reductase family protein; amino-acid sequence: MKIVVVGAGGVGGYFGARLAEAGHNVTFVVREPHFSIILQDGLKIIHSEGEFTVHPKVVKDFKEIPDMDLIILAIKSWQLQTVAEQFKPYLQKHTLVLPLQNGVGSVDKLSEVIPAKNILAGFCKIVSKVESPGIIRHLNFKPEIVFGEIDNSQTNRILKLQQRLSKANFVATVPKDIHLEIWKKFLFIATVSGLGGLTRMTMGVLRSESYTRQLLEESSKEIIALAQAKGIGLSEEHFLMVMGVIDNLEPDTTASVQRDIMAGKPSELEDFNGYIMKEGRKLGVDTPTHAFTYYCLLPMEKKARNLL
- the leuS gene encoding leucine--tRNA ligase codes for the protein MKYHFNDIEKKWQKYWAENQTFKADNNSDKPKYYVLDMFPYPSGAGLHVGHPLGYIASDIYARYKRHKGFNVLHPMGYDSFGLPAEQYAIQTGQHPAITTKENISTYRRQLDQIGFSFDWSREVRTSDPDYYKWTQWIFIQLFESWYNFDTDKSEDISTLITKFESSGNSNVNAACDDDLPNFTADEWNSFSSVKQQEILLGYRLTYLAETEVNWCPALGTVLANDEIVNGVSERGGHPVVRKKMTQWSMRISAFAERLLEGLDRIDWPESLKESQRNWIGKSRGASVKFKIVDRADLIEVFTTRPDTIFGVSFMTLAPEHPLVEKITTPEQKAEVDAYIEATAKRSERDRMADVKTISGVFTGAFAEHPFTANAIPIWIGDYVLASYGTGAVMAVPCGDQRDYDFAKHFNLPIPNIFEGVDISEHAHEEKGETVIANSDFLSGMPYKEAFARVVEALEHNGHGKGKINYRLRDAVFSRQRYWGEPFPVYYVNGMPQMIALEHLPITLPEVEKYLPTETGEPPLGNADVWAWDTVNHKVVSNNLIDNKTIYPLELNTMPGWAGSSWYFNRYMDAGNSAEFAGKEALDYWKDVDLYIGGSEHATGHLLYSRFWQKFLFDKGLVPVDEYAKKLINQGMILGTSAFVKKDLNANKLYSKDVVGNEEAYPIHADVSFVNASDELDIDAFKNWRPEFVDAEFICEEDGTFKVAREVEKMSKSKYNVVNPDEICHQYGADSLRLYEMFLGPLEQAKPWNTAGITGVHSFLKKLWRLYFEEETLKVDDSEPSKESLKTLHKTIKKVEEDIENFSFNTSVSTFMIAVNELTAQKCTSKQILQPLLVLVSPYAPHIAEELWYQLGHNESISTAPFPKFNENFLVESVKNYPISFNGKMRFTLELPLDLSKEEIEKAVIADDRTQAQLAGRTPKKVIVVPGKIVNIVG
- a CDS encoding SemiSWEET family sugar transporter codes for the protein MAEVNITEVVGFIAAFLTTAAFLPQVYKTWKTKDVSSMSLPMFLMFFMGIVLWLVYGIIIESPSMILANGITVISSFLLVYLILKHRKKG
- the ald gene encoding alanine dehydrogenase, producing MKIGIPKEIKNNESRVGMTPSGVFELIKDGHEVFIQSTAGDGSGFFDRDYSEVGATIVPSIEAVYKLADLIVKVKEPIKEEYDLIRPDQIVFTYFHFASSKPLTLAMIKSKAVCIAYETVECSEGSLPLLTPMSEVAGRMAIQQGAKYLEKPIKGRGVLLGGVPGVPPGKVLILGAGVVGVQAAKMAAGLGAHVTIMDINMKRLRYVNDIMPNHVVTEFCSAFNIKERIKNHDLIIGAVLIKGGKAPKLITRDMLKEMRPGTVIIDVAVDQGGCIETSSPTTHEDPTFIINDIVHYCVANMPGAVPYTSTVALTNVTLPYVLALANKGWEKACDEDESLRKGLNIVNGEIVYQEIAEAFGWGAQHVLN